From a region of the Macrobrachium nipponense isolate FS-2020 chromosome 20, ASM1510439v2, whole genome shotgun sequence genome:
- the LOC135225646 gene encoding uncharacterized protein LOC135225646, which produces MLQVPEIRAPDDDEDDDSSSSGPQLTITSPPNVPDFSLQVPTQEPPEGGGGFVTLQVPSMDGDPPFAGRLEPPKTLHLSLPPMGQPGLPSLLQVPSAYPRRRHSWICGYVSERETLVFY; this is translated from the exons ATGCTCCAAGTGCCGGAAATCCGAGCTCCTGACGACGACGAGGACGATGATTCCTCATCCTCAGGACCTCAGTTAACCATCACTTCCCCTCCCAATGTCCCGGACTTTTCCCTCCAGGTACCCACTCAGGAACCTCCTGAAGGTGGcg gtggaTTTGTTACTTTGCAAGTTCCAAGCATGGACGGCGACCCTCCTTTCGCTGGACGATTGGAGCCACCTAAAACGCTGCACCTGTCCTTGCCCCCCATGGGCCAACCAGGGTTACCAAGTCTTCTGCAGGTGCCGTCGGCATACCCTCGTCGAAGACACTCCTGGATTTGTGGGTATGTATCAGAGAGGGAgactttagttttttattag
- the LOC135220152 gene encoding ADP-ribosylation factor-like protein 6-interacting protein 4: protein MRTLYLHPVESLLAAFNQGRPSQPIMIWEARIEGEGVEEDEGEGEDPYSSSLSHRHRLSPPSSLNSTENGVTGFDERNNSRGDSSKRHARRARPHAPNAIKRSRGRRRAAAAEERVTKSRMMMVMIRGTRSSSSSSNNGNSSKSSGSSSSSSSGRE from the exons ATGAGGACCCTGTATCTTCATCCAGTGGAATCGCTCCTCGCTGCCTTCAACCAAGGGCGCCCATCACAACCCATCATGATTTGGGAGGCAAGAAtcgagggggagggggtagaggaagatgagggggagggggaagatccCTACAGCAGCAGCCTCTCGCATCGCCATCGCTTATCTCCTCCTTCTTCGCTCAACTCGACCGAGAATGGAGTTACGGGATTTGACGAACGAAACAATTCCCGGGGTGACTCGTCGAAACGGCATGCAAGGAGGGCACGCCCTCATGCCCCTAATGCCATAAAGAGGAg TCGCGGCAGAAGGAGAGCAGCGGCGGCAGAGGAAAGAGTGACCAAGAGcaggatgatgatggtgatgataagaGGCacgaggagcagcagcagcagcagtaataaTGGTAATAGTAGCAAAAGCAGcggcagtagcagtagcagcagtagcGGGCGGGAGTGA